The proteins below are encoded in one region of Apostichopus japonicus isolate 1M-3 chromosome 22, ASM3797524v1, whole genome shotgun sequence:
- the LOC139964314 gene encoding uncharacterized protein, with protein sequence MSYGMANRNSFDVIYKGWLKKGTKDEQKKKGFLRSSTRWKKKFCALCKMMENGTDIAYLCIFDKETNVTEISKEFLKLWPHYRVSKKHDPSGKNHEFQVKTTDEVTRFMAESVTMMDLWVFYIQIQTKMHPNFAGEFFEVVPVDSDSVRRIGAKGSRCLIHLSKWGLTLALKRTRVVVAQWPLKCVREFESSETGMFSFDAGRNSPMGQAHYAFTTSPGEDGKMYDVLDLYTTEIMQSRPSGPEGSPSYQEVTEEEVIKDYESLRLATFGLLPVKPRSRASQLPALPPVSSRSVAVPVPVPGRSEYNHLQRQLSEINPPELPNAAPPPRSPLRRNNSQPQRSPRAPPLPLATHPVLGSKMVRSASTEILASESSPELQVYTDMSPANTLERPKGASSSTNESAKLPPRVPLDKQPPVTGAATKSLMSKSPYYNILVGSYENCPLISPSPADRFAFTNNGFISSPGSVPLSPPNLAAAVRRDPRRGNKHGSRSFNPTPITHTYYEHGLHPTEDPRLSQSLQTRFLTNPSTQFDPAVLYAKVNKSLRKALSADNLKDLEEMNDRRVSVASRISVPQRLSGISLTSDRLSIASNRVSIVSLSFEDSSPLIGSLDLAGIPHTTPSWLGFRDLPNVPHSSESPEFNVYCKTPNSNMSYGTGGFAAASHGSHASSGSKQYEDIDKLKMMYEDMNRRRSDINARVEKGESLRDAVVIRSDSASQQRHIAVTSPKDTPVVVKGTRASAGSSYENDAMLVASFEEGKSLRRVQSTGDLLDSPSNSAAYPESPLNAGKLTFMKRFQSIPSIVATEKSNTIGLGARSNSSTDLTSKQASPSKSSPVSWTMRRLKQHNAAKKKQREALSSPEKVPMRGHNSTNTASGREEVNNSKQKGKKRRSWSKDKDKGKAFSGRDGKVVTSGKTKTFTRQAAFSSTTSLDTISINSQMSGRELPARPSMDLSNVKEGTYEDIDDDDNASQRRFSETRHKNQHKNQSHLPPGERRNTAPSVNKHK encoded by the exons GGGTGGCTTAAGAAAGGTACCAAAGATGAACAGAAGAAGAAGGGCTTCCTCCGGTCAAGCACCAGGTGGAAGAAAAAGTTCTGCGCTCTCTGCAAGATGATGGAAAATGGCACGGACATAGCCTATTTGTGCATATTTGATAAGGAAACAAATGTTACTGAAATATCCAAGG AATTCCTGAAGCTATGGCCACATTATCGAGTATCCAAGAAGCACGATCCGTCCGGCAAGAACCACGAGTTTCAAGTGAAGACCACAGACGAGGTGACTCGTTTTATGGCTGAATCTGTGACCATGATGGATCTCTGGGTATTTTACATACAGATACAAACAAAAATGCATCCAAATTTTGCAG GTGAATTCTTTGAAGTTGTCCCGGTTGACTCAGACTCGGTGAGAAGGATTGGAGCTAAAGGTTCCAGATGTCTGATACATCTGTCCAAGTGGGGTCTTACCCTAGCCCTTAag AGAACGAGGGTTGTCGTAGCCCAATGGCCTCTGAAGTGTGTTCGAGAGTTTGAAAGCTCGGAGACCGGCATGTTTTCATTTGATGCCGGCAGAAACTCACCAATGGGCCAGGCTCATTATGCATTTACAACAAGCCCTGGAGAGGATGGGAAAATGTATGACGTCCTGGACTTGTATACAACTGAAATTATGCAATCAAGG CCCAGTGGCCCAGAGGGTTCACCGAGCTACCAAGAAGTCACAGAGGAAGAGGTCATTAAAGATTATGAGAGTCTTCGATTAGCTACTTTTGGGTTGCTTCCTGTCAAGCCACGAT CTAGAGCAAGTCAACTTCCAGCACTGCCCCCTGTGTCTTCCCGTAGTGTGGCTGTCCCCGTTCCAGTTCCTGGGAGGTCAGAATATAATCACCTACAGAGGCAACTGTCCG AAATAAATCCTCCAGAATTGCCGAATGCTGCACCACCACCGAGATCACCTCTAAGAAGGAACAACAGCCAGCCTCAGCGGAGCCCTAGAGCGCCACCCTTACCACTTGCGACGCATCCAGTGCTAGGGAGTAAAATGGTCCGTTCTGCTTCAACTGAGATCTTGGCTTCAGAATCCTCACCAGAATTACAAGTCTATACAGACATGTCGCCTGCTAATACACTGGAACGTCCTAAAGGAGCCTCATCCAGTACTAACGAGTCTGCCAAGTTACCCCCTCGTGTCCCATTAGACAAGCAACCACCTGTGACTGGTGCCGCCACTAAATCCCTCATGTCAAAGAGCCCCTATTACAATATTTTGGTCGGAAGTTACGAAAACTGTCCACTGATATCGCCGAGTCCTGCCGATCGGTTTGCCTTTACAAACAATGGCTTCATTAGTTCACCTGGAAGTGTTCCTTTGTCACCACCAAACTTAGCTGCTGCCGTAAGAAGGGATCCAAGGAGAGGCAACAAGCATGGGAGCAGATCATTTAACCCCACACCAATAACTCATACGTACTATGAACATGGGCTTCATCCCACTGAGGACCCAAGACTCTCTCAATCTCTACAGACAAGATTCTTAACAAACCCCTCGACTCAATTTGACCCCGCAGTGCTCTACGCCAAAGTGAACAAAAGCCTTCGGAAAGCTTTGTCGGCCGACAACTTGAAGGATTTGGAAGAAATGAATGACAGAAGGGTAAGTGTGGCATCCCGCATCAGTGTACCACAAAGGCTGAGTGGTATATCGCTGACATCCGATCGTTTGAGTATAGCATCAAACAGGGTCAGCATTGTGTCATTGTCCTTCGAAGATAGCTCGCCACTGATTGGTTCCTTGGATCTGGCAGGAATTCCTCATACTACTCCCAGTTGGCTAGGCTTTAGGGATCTTCCCAATGTTCCACACAGCTCTGAATCACCAGAGTTTAATGTTTACTGCAAAACACCCAACTCTAACATGTCTTATGGCACTGGCGGTTTTGCAGCAGCTAGTCACGGCAGTCACGCTTCAAGTGGAAGTAAACAGTACGAAGACATTGATAAACTGAAGATGATGTACGAGGACATGAACAGACGCAGGTCAGATATAAACGCAAGGGTAGAGAAAGGGGAGAGTCTGAGAGACGCAGTGGTTATACGGTCTGATTCAGCATCACAACAACGGCACATTGCTGTAACATCACCAAAGGACACACCTGTGGTGGTGAAAGGCACACGAGCCAGTGCAGGAAGCAGCTATGAAAATGATGCTATGCTTGTCGCCAGTTTTGAAGAAGGAAAATCGCTTCGCAGGGTCCAGTCGACTGGGGATCTTCTAGACTCCCCATCTAACTCAGCCGCTTATCCAGAAAGTCCTCTCAATGCAGGCAAACTTACCTTTATGAAAAGATTTCAATCCATTCCCAGTATTGTAGCGACCGAAAAAAGCAACACAATCGGGTTAGGGGCACGGAGCAACTCTTCCACTGACTTAACCTCCAAGCAAGCGAGTCCCTCGAAGAGCAGTCCAGTGTCTTGGACTATGAGGAGATTGAAACAGCACAACGCTGCTAAAAAGAAACAGAGAGAAGCCCTCTCATCTCCCGAGAAGGTGCCGATGAGAGGTCACAACAGTACGAACACTGCCTCGGGGAGGGAAGAAGTCAACAACTCtaaacagaaaggaaaaaagcGCAGGTCTTGGTCCAAGGATAAGGATAAGGGAAAAGCGTTCTCCGGTAGGGACGGTAAAGTTGTGACTTCTGGTAAGACAAAGACCTTCACGAGACAAGCGGCCTTTTCGTCCACGACTTCTTTGGATACTATCTCAATAAACAGTCAAATGTCTGGCCGGGAATTACCAGCAAGACCATCTATGGATCTCAGTAACGTCAAAGAGGGAACTTACGAAGACATCGACGATGATGATAATGCCTCTCAGAGACGGTTCTCGGAAACTCGGCACAAAAATCAGCATAAGAACCAGAGCCATCTGCCTCCAGGGGAAAGACGCAACACCGCCCCTTCagtaaataaacacaaataa